In one window of Azotobacter salinestris DNA:
- the pcaG gene encoding protocatechuate 3,4-dioxygenase subunit alpha, which translates to MNYELLPETPSQTAGPYVHIGLAGAAAGNPTREQEIWNEMARDDAPGEHIILIGKVIDGNGHLVRDSYLELWQANHEGVYDTVYDLEKSFNGFGRTATTFDAGEWTVKTVKPGMVKNAAGKPMAPHINVSLFARGINIQLQTRIYFEDEAEANAADPVLNLIEQPERRKTLIARRCEVDNKTAYRFDIRIQGEGETVFFDF; encoded by the coding sequence ATGAACTACGAACTGCTGCCGGAAACCCCCTCGCAGACCGCCGGCCCCTACGTGCACATCGGCCTGGCCGGCGCCGCCGCCGGCAACCCGACCCGCGAGCAGGAAATCTGGAACGAGATGGCCAGGGATGACGCCCCGGGCGAACACATCATCCTGATCGGCAAGGTCATCGACGGCAACGGCCACCTGGTCCGCGACTCCTACCTGGAGCTCTGGCAGGCCAACCACGAGGGCGTCTACGACACCGTCTACGATCTGGAGAAGTCCTTCAACGGCTTCGGCCGCACCGCCACCACCTTCGACGCCGGCGAATGGACGGTGAAGACCGTCAAGCCGGGCATGGTGAAGAACGCCGCCGGCAAGCCGATGGCGCCGCACATCAACGTGTCGCTGTTCGCCCGCGGCATCAATATCCAGCTGCAGACCCGCATCTACTTCGAGGACGAAGCCGAGGCCAACGCCGCCGACCCGGTGCTGAACCTGATCGAGCAGCCGGAGCGTCGCAAGACCCTGATCGCCAGGCGTTGCGAGGTGGACAACAAGACCGCCTACCGCTTCGACATCCGCATCCAGGGCGAAGGGGAAACGGTGTTCTTTGACTTCTGA